From Desulfobulbaceae bacterium DB1, the proteins below share one genomic window:
- a CDS encoding DNA ligase (NAD(+)) LigA — MADQQESRQRLQWLREEIARHDYRYYVLDAPLIADVEYDRLFRELLELEERFPDLVTPDSPSQRVGGAPLDKFSQVIHRFPMLSLENAFSEAELRAFEERLLRYLKEGTGLAYAAEPKLDGLAVELVYENGLLVQGSTRGDGRTGENITANLKTIPAIPLRLRGEAPGLLEVRGEVFMAPAGFRELNKERETAAEPLFANPRNAAAGSLRQLDPRLTARRPLDFYAYGISDPSLVNCGGQMELLRQLRLFGFKVSPLARFCPTMAAVIEHYRYLLEVRSGLDYEIDGMVVKVDSFALQERLGSKARSPRWALACKFPASQATTRLQTIEFQVGRTGAVTPVAILEPVAIGGVTVSRATLHNEEEIKRKDLRLGDMVLVQRAGDVIPEIVQPLVDRRTGDERPVVMPAECPACGHKLVREPGEVAIRCVNPHCPAQRLRSLIHFSGKSGVDIEGLGKKAMEQLFNEKLVTDIPDIYTLRAEVLEKLDGWAAKSAENAVAAIRAGKTSSLARFLSALGIRHVGEVTAQLLEERFETLENLIRAGKDELLEIEGVGLQVAESIRDYFDDPAVLAMLRRLQELGLSQQRERGHAGENRSLGDAVFLFTGTLASCSRDEAKEMVKKLGGRVASSLNKTVTHLVCGDKPGSKLKKAEELGIAIVDEQEFQRLTGGNQ; from the coding sequence ATGGCGGATCAACAGGAATCCCGGCAGCGGCTGCAATGGTTGCGGGAAGAGATCGCCCGCCATGATTACCGGTATTATGTGCTGGACGCCCCGCTGATCGCCGATGTCGAATATGATCGCCTGTTCCGCGAACTGCTGGAGCTGGAGGAGCGATTTCCCGATCTGGTCACCCCTGATTCCCCCAGTCAACGGGTTGGCGGAGCGCCGCTGGATAAATTTTCCCAGGTGATCCACCGTTTCCCCATGCTCAGCCTGGAAAACGCCTTTTCCGAGGCGGAACTGCGGGCCTTTGAGGAGCGCCTGCTCCGTTACCTGAAAGAAGGGACCGGATTGGCCTATGCCGCTGAACCAAAACTGGACGGACTGGCCGTTGAGCTTGTTTATGAGAATGGCCTGCTGGTGCAGGGCTCGACCCGGGGAGACGGTCGTACCGGAGAAAATATCACGGCAAACCTGAAGACCATCCCTGCCATTCCTCTGCGCCTGCGGGGCGAGGCGCCGGGTCTGCTTGAGGTGCGCGGTGAAGTCTTCATGGCGCCGGCAGGTTTCCGCGAATTAAACAAAGAGCGGGAAACCGCCGCCGAACCGTTGTTTGCCAATCCCCGCAATGCGGCGGCCGGCTCGCTCCGTCAGCTCGACCCCCGGCTCACTGCCCGGCGTCCCCTTGATTTTTACGCATACGGCATCAGCGACCCGTCCCTGGTAAACTGCGGGGGGCAGATGGAACTGTTGCGGCAGCTTCGTCTGTTTGGCTTCAAGGTGAGCCCGCTGGCCAGGTTTTGCCCGACCATGGCCGCGGTTATCGAACATTACCGCTATCTGCTGGAGGTTCGATCAGGTCTTGACTATGAAATCGACGGCATGGTGGTCAAGGTTGACTCCTTTGCCCTGCAGGAGCGGCTGGGGAGCAAGGCCAGAAGCCCCCGTTGGGCGCTTGCCTGTAAATTCCCCGCCTCCCAGGCGACAACCCGCCTGCAAACCATTGAATTTCAGGTGGGCCGCACCGGGGCGGTCACCCCGGTGGCTATCCTTGAGCCCGTTGCCATCGGCGGGGTGACGGTCAGCCGAGCCACCCTGCACAATGAAGAGGAAATCAAGCGCAAGGATCTGCGCCTCGGCGACATGGTGCTGGTGCAGCGGGCCGGGGACGTTATCCCGGAAATAGTCCAGCCCCTTGTCGACCGACGCACCGGGGACGAGCGGCCCGTTGTCATGCCCGCCGAATGTCCGGCCTGCGGCCATAAGCTGGTACGGGAGCCCGGCGAGGTCGCCATCCGCTGTGTCAATCCCCATTGCCCGGCGCAGCGGTTGCGCAGTCTCATTCATTTCAGCGGAAAATCGGGCGTGGACATCGAGGGGCTGGGCAAAAAGGCCATGGAACAGCTTTTTAACGAGAAGCTGGTGACCGATATCCCGGATATCTATACCCTCCGAGCCGAGGTCCTGGAAAAGCTCGATGGCTGGGCGGCAAAATCGGCGGAAAACGCGGTGGCGGCGATAAGGGCCGGGAAAACCAGCTCCCTGGCCCGTTTCCTCTCCGCCCTGGGGATACGCCATGTGGGCGAAGTGACGGCGCAACTCCTTGAGGAGCGTTTCGAAACCCTGGAAAATCTGATCAGGGCCGGAAAAGACGAGCTGCTGGAAATCGAGGGTGTCGGGCTGCAGGTGGCGGAGTCCATCCGGGATTATTTTGATGACCCGGCCGTGCTCGCCATGCTGCGGCGGTTGCAGGAGCTCGGGCTTTCCCAGCAAAGGGAACGGGGCCATGCCGGGGAAAACCGTTCCCTTGGCGATGCTGTTTTTCTTTTCACCGGCACCCTTGCCTCCTGCTCGCGGGATGAGGCCAAGGAAATGGTGAAAAAACTGGGCGGCCGGGTGGCGTCGTCACTGAACAAGACGGTAACGCACCTTGTCTGCGGCGACAAGCCGGGGAGCAAACTGAAAAAGGCGGAGGAGTTGGGAATCGCCATTGTCGATGAGCAGGAATTTCAACGATTAACCGGGGGCAATCAATAA
- a CDS encoding acylphosphatase has translation MAIKTIRAKVSGRVQGVYFRAFTQEEAERLGLTGWVRNLPDRSVEAVIRGEAEQVDRMIAWLHKGSPMAEVREVLVEPCACGDEFPDFAVRS, from the coding sequence ATGGCAATAAAAACAATACGGGCCAAGGTTTCAGGCCGGGTACAGGGGGTTTATTTCCGTGCCTTCACCCAGGAGGAGGCGGAACGTCTGGGTCTTACGGGCTGGGTGCGTAATCTGCCGGACAGATCGGTTGAGGCGGTGATCCGCGGCGAGGCGGAGCAGGTCGACCGGATGATTGCCTGGCTGCACAAAGGGTCCCCCATGGCGGAAGTGAGGGAGGTTCTGGTGGAGCCTTGCGCCTGCGGCGACGAATTTCCGGATTTTGCCGTCCGCTCCTAG
- a CDS encoding RNA polymerase sigma factor RpoD, giving the protein MAKRKKLNKEHELLEEADQTDFLAAGDDLPPENQLDESADDLTFLFGDNEAEEPEESEVDDNDFYYGTNEELISVGPASAALMREIDPVKAYLREMGAVPLLSSPEEIEIAKKIEKGQRYMQNGLLAIPLTLEVLRRNRDDLVAGNCQIGDVLRGINENDGAKIKEKFVRQVTEALRIDRERKALRADLHDAALDQPSSVKIMVRIDRSNHSIAALFQDDLLQAKYLGEALDEVKALVKQFEALATRKKNEGTGSEKIDRQLSGLEEECGLDYESLAQALAQIGLGEEISREAKKELTHANLRLVVSVAKKYMNRGLQLLDLIQEGNIGLMKAVDKFEYRRGFKFSTYATWWIRQAINRAIADQGRTIRIPVHMIDTINRLLKGAKEFVRDEGREPTPEEISARLDVDLEKVRNILKICKEPVSLDTPVGSDEESNLTDFIEDADAVSPHEATIQDNLRQQLRKVLGSLTEREESVLRMRFGIDTEKDLTLEEVGKTFSVTRERIRQIEAKALKKLKHPNRKKHLESFMRD; this is encoded by the coding sequence GTGGCAAAAAGAAAAAAGCTGAACAAAGAGCATGAATTGCTGGAAGAGGCTGATCAGACGGATTTTCTGGCGGCGGGCGATGATCTGCCGCCGGAAAACCAGCTGGACGAATCCGCGGATGACCTTACCTTCCTGTTCGGAGATAATGAGGCGGAAGAACCGGAGGAATCGGAAGTTGATGATAATGACTTTTATTACGGTACAAATGAAGAGCTGATCAGTGTCGGGCCCGCGTCGGCCGCCCTGATGCGGGAAATTGATCCGGTTAAGGCCTATTTGCGGGAAATGGGAGCCGTTCCCCTCCTTTCCTCGCCTGAAGAAATTGAAATAGCCAAAAAAATCGAAAAGGGGCAGCGTTACATGCAGAACGGACTGCTGGCCATCCCTCTTACCCTGGAGGTGCTGCGCAGGAACCGTGACGACCTGGTTGCAGGGAATTGCCAGATCGGTGATGTGTTGCGCGGGATCAATGAAAATGACGGCGCCAAGATAAAGGAAAAATTTGTTCGGCAGGTTACCGAGGCCCTGCGCATCGACAGGGAGCGAAAAGCCCTGCGCGCCGACCTGCATGATGCAGCGCTGGATCAGCCTTCCAGTGTGAAGATCATGGTGCGTATTGACCGCTCCAATCATTCCATCGCCGCTCTTTTCCAGGATGATCTGCTGCAGGCCAAGTATCTGGGCGAAGCCCTGGATGAGGTGAAAGCCCTGGTCAAGCAGTTTGAGGCACTGGCAACCCGCAAAAAAAATGAAGGCACCGGCAGCGAAAAAATAGACAGACAACTCTCCGGTCTGGAGGAGGAGTGCGGTCTTGATTATGAATCTCTTGCCCAGGCGCTGGCCCAGATAGGCCTTGGTGAGGAAATAAGCCGCGAGGCCAAAAAAGAGCTTACCCATGCCAATCTGCGGCTGGTGGTCAGCGTTGCCAAGAAGTATATGAACAGGGGCTTGCAGCTGCTTGATCTCATCCAGGAGGGCAATATCGGTTTGATGAAGGCGGTGGATAAGTTTGAGTACCGTCGGGGATTCAAGTTCAGTACCTATGCAACCTGGTGGATACGGCAGGCCATCAACCGCGCCATTGCCGATCAGGGACGGACCATTCGTATTCCGGTGCACATGATCGACACCATCAACCGTCTGCTGAAAGGGGCCAAGGAGTTTGTCCGCGATGAGGGTCGGGAGCCCACTCCGGAAGAGATTTCCGCCCGGCTTGATGTGGACCTTGAAAAGGTGCGCAATATTCTCAAGATCTGTAAGGAGCCCGTTTCCCTTGACACCCCTGTCGGCAGTGACGAGGAAAGCAACCTGACCGATTTTATCGAAGATGCCGATGCCGTCTCCCCCCATGAGGCAACCATCCAGGACAATCTGCGCCAGCAGCTGCGCAAGGTGCTGGGCTCCCTGACCGAGAGAGAGGAAAGCGTGTTGCGCATGCGTTTCGGCATCGACACGGAAAAAGACCTCACCCTGGAGGAGGTCGGCAAGACCTTTTCCGTTACCCGGGAAAGAATTCGCCAGATAGAGGCCAAGGCCTTGAAAAAATTGAAACATCCGAATCGGAAAAAACATCTGGAAAGTTTCATGCGAGACTGA
- a CDS encoding DNA primase has product MAVFQDNSARLVKDAADIIEVIGEHVQLQRAGVRYKGLCPFHSEKTPSFTVSRERQLYHCFGCNESGDVLAFMMKYHNMTFPDAVAALARRYGVTLEESELSPDERRKKEERDLLYQANGIAAGIFHRFLAEDPGAFKARRYLEKRGIGEEIINRFQLGYAPERWDFLVHGLSDARVAEKEAVAAGLLVKKDDGGVYDRFRDRVIFPIFSANGQIAGFGGRILGDGQPKYLNSPETAVFNKSSTLFGLYQTKAAIRQARKCLVVEGNFDLLSLVARGLEYVVAPLGTALTAQHVKILKRYTSEAIVLFDGDQAGVKAAMRSVPLFLAEQLDARVVVLPADQDPDSFVNKFGKEQLEQKIKQAKELPEFLFGRLVEEHGLSLAGKGRILRELLPVIASIGNRPLQKNLFVAHFSDKLGLPPEAMLDSAAFPPAGQRSAPAPPAAKPLQLSRNYRRVLEFLLVYPDTLPDFLQAGLEEFAENENEAGEIILAALKSPALQHEKKPGTEELLENLPQRERSFVAQILIDAPAFDDGIKEAMLAEMTAWLRRQVWQLRKAILVKSIHEAQLHGNDDLLMELLEKKKEMDEASYP; this is encoded by the coding sequence ATGGCAGTATTTCAAGATAATTCAGCCCGCCTGGTTAAAGATGCCGCCGATATCATCGAAGTCATCGGCGAGCATGTCCAGCTGCAGCGCGCCGGCGTGCGGTATAAAGGGCTCTGTCCGTTCCATTCGGAAAAAACTCCCTCCTTTACCGTGAGTCGCGAACGGCAGCTTTATCACTGCTTCGGCTGCAATGAAAGCGGTGATGTCTTGGCGTTCATGATGAAATATCATAACATGACCTTTCCCGATGCCGTGGCTGCGCTGGCCCGCCGCTACGGCGTCACCCTGGAGGAAAGCGAACTGTCGCCGGATGAGCGCCGGAAAAAAGAGGAGCGGGATCTCCTTTATCAGGCCAACGGGATCGCGGCCGGGATTTTTCACCGGTTTTTAGCCGAAGATCCCGGAGCGTTCAAGGCACGCCGGTATCTGGAAAAACGGGGGATAGGCGAGGAGATCATCAATCGTTTCCAGCTTGGTTATGCACCGGAACGATGGGATTTTCTGGTGCACGGCCTGTCTGATGCGCGCGTTGCGGAAAAAGAGGCGGTGGCCGCCGGCCTGCTGGTGAAAAAAGATGACGGCGGGGTTTATGATCGCTTCCGGGATCGGGTTATTTTTCCGATTTTTTCCGCAAATGGTCAGATTGCCGGCTTTGGCGGGAGAATTCTCGGAGACGGGCAACCGAAATATCTGAACAGCCCGGAAACAGCGGTTTTTAATAAAAGCAGCACCCTGTTCGGCCTCTATCAGACCAAGGCCGCCATTCGCCAGGCGCGCAAATGCCTCGTCGTCGAGGGGAATTTTGATCTGCTTTCTTTGGTGGCACGGGGGTTGGAGTATGTTGTCGCCCCTCTCGGCACGGCGCTCACTGCCCAGCATGTCAAGATTTTGAAGCGATATACCTCCGAAGCGATTGTCCTTTTTGATGGGGATCAGGCCGGGGTCAAGGCGGCCATGCGCTCGGTGCCTCTTTTCCTTGCCGAGCAGCTCGATGCCAGGGTGGTCGTGCTTCCCGCGGATCAGGATCCGGATTCCTTTGTCAACAAGTTCGGCAAGGAGCAGTTGGAACAAAAAATAAAGCAGGCCAAGGAGTTACCGGAATTCCTTTTTGGCCGGCTGGTGGAAGAGCATGGTTTGAGTCTGGCGGGCAAAGGCAGGATCCTGCGGGAACTGCTGCCTGTCATTGCCTCCATCGGCAATCGCCCGTTGCAGAAAAATCTTTTTGTCGCCCATTTCAGCGACAAGCTCGGGCTGCCTCCGGAGGCCATGCTGGATTCAGCGGCTTTTCCTCCGGCCGGGCAGCGATCAGCCCCTGCTCCCCCGGCGGCGAAGCCTTTGCAATTGTCCCGGAACTATCGCCGGGTGCTGGAGTTTCTGCTGGTCTACCCCGATACCCTGCCCGATTTTCTCCAGGCCGGGCTGGAAGAATTTGCCGAAAATGAAAATGAGGCAGGGGAAATTATCCTCGCCGCATTAAAGAGTCCGGCGTTGCAACATGAAAAGAAACCCGGCACCGAGGAGTTGCTGGAAAACCTGCCGCAACGGGAAAGGAGTTTTGTGGCGCAGATCCTGATTGACGCGCCCGCCTTTGACGATGGAATAAAGGAAGCCATGCTTGCGGAAATGACGGCCTGGTTGCGCAGGCAGGTATGGCAGTTGCGTAAGGCGATTCTGGTGAAGAGTATTCATGAGGCACAGCTTCACGGTAATGATGATTTGTTGATGGAACTTCTCGAAAAGAAAAAAGAAATGGACGAAGCTTCATATCCATAA